A portion of the Kineosporia corallincola genome contains these proteins:
- the acs gene encoding acetate--CoA ligase, with product MTDETLSNLLHEERRFPPDAAFAEAALAQPGLYEQATADRLAFWEEQARALTWASPWTQTLDWSDAPFAKWFVGGTLNVAYNCVDRHVEAGNGERVAIHFEGEPGDTRSITYAQLQREVSKAANALTQLGVEAGDRVAIYLPMIPEAVISMLACARIGAAHSVVFGGFSAEALRSRIDDADAKVVITSDGGYRRGNPSALKPAVDAAVVQTPSVKKVLVVQRTKQDVEWDDERDVWWHDVVDSAPDVHEPQAFDAENPLFILYTSGTTGKPKGILHTSGGYLTQTAYTHRNVFDLRPEKDVYWCTADIGWVTGHSYIVYGPLANGATQVIYEGTPDTPHKGRFWEIIQKYRVTQLYTAPTAIRTFMKWGDEIPAEYDLSSLRVLGSVGEPINPEAWVWYRKHIGGDRTPIVDTWWQTETGAIMISPLPGVTTAKPGSAQVPLPGIAVDVVNDSAEPVPNGSGGYLVLTEPWPSMLRGIWGDPERFKETYWSRFEGLYFAGDGAKKDDDGDIWLLGRVDDVMNVSGHRLSTTEIESALVSHPKVAEAAVVGASDETTGQAVCAFVILRGDAGYDESQAESVVTELRNHVAREIGPIAKPRQIMVVAELPKTRSGKIMRRLLQDVAENRTVGDVTTLADSTVMDLIKKGLGAPSSEG from the coding sequence ATGACGGACGAGACCCTGTCGAACCTGCTGCACGAGGAACGGCGCTTCCCGCCGGACGCGGCGTTCGCCGAGGCCGCCCTGGCCCAGCCCGGGCTGTACGAGCAGGCGACGGCGGACCGGCTGGCGTTCTGGGAGGAGCAGGCCCGTGCGCTGACCTGGGCCAGTCCCTGGACACAGACGCTGGACTGGTCCGACGCGCCGTTCGCGAAGTGGTTCGTCGGCGGCACGCTGAACGTGGCCTACAACTGCGTCGACCGGCATGTCGAGGCGGGCAACGGCGAGCGGGTGGCCATCCACTTCGAGGGCGAGCCCGGCGACACCCGTAGCATCACCTACGCGCAGTTGCAGCGTGAGGTGTCCAAGGCGGCCAACGCGCTGACCCAGCTCGGCGTGGAGGCCGGCGACCGGGTGGCGATCTACCTGCCGATGATTCCCGAGGCGGTGATCTCGATGCTGGCCTGCGCCCGCATCGGCGCGGCGCACTCGGTGGTCTTCGGCGGGTTCTCGGCCGAGGCCCTGCGCAGCCGCATCGACGACGCCGACGCCAAGGTGGTGATCACGTCGGACGGGGGCTACCGGCGTGGCAACCCCTCGGCCCTGAAGCCCGCGGTGGACGCGGCCGTGGTGCAGACGCCGTCCGTGAAAAAGGTTCTCGTCGTGCAGCGCACGAAGCAGGACGTGGAGTGGGACGACGAGCGGGACGTGTGGTGGCACGACGTCGTCGACAGTGCCCCGGACGTGCACGAGCCACAGGCCTTCGACGCCGAGAACCCGCTGTTCATCCTCTACACCAGCGGCACGACGGGTAAGCCCAAGGGCATCCTGCACACCAGCGGCGGCTACCTCACCCAGACCGCCTACACCCACCGCAACGTGTTCGACCTGCGGCCGGAGAAAGACGTCTACTGGTGCACCGCCGACATCGGCTGGGTCACCGGGCACAGTTACATCGTCTACGGCCCGCTGGCCAACGGCGCCACCCAGGTGATCTACGAGGGCACGCCCGACACCCCGCACAAGGGCCGGTTCTGGGAGATCATCCAGAAGTACCGGGTCACCCAGCTCTACACCGCGCCCACCGCGATCCGCACGTTCATGAAGTGGGGCGACGAGATCCCGGCGGAGTACGACCTGTCGTCGCTGCGGGTGCTGGGCTCGGTCGGCGAGCCGATCAACCCGGAGGCCTGGGTCTGGTACCGCAAGCACATCGGTGGCGACCGCACCCCGATCGTCGACACCTGGTGGCAGACCGAGACCGGCGCGATCATGATCAGCCCGCTGCCCGGCGTCACCACCGCCAAGCCCGGTTCCGCGCAGGTTCCGCTGCCCGGGATCGCGGTGGACGTGGTCAACGACAGCGCCGAGCCGGTGCCCAACGGCTCGGGCGGCTACCTGGTGCTCACCGAGCCGTGGCCGTCGATGCTGCGCGGCATCTGGGGCGACCCGGAGCGCTTCAAGGAGACCTACTGGTCGCGGTTCGAGGGCCTCTACTTCGCCGGTGACGGCGCGAAGAAGGACGACGACGGCGACATCTGGCTGCTCGGCCGGGTGGACGACGTGATGAACGTGTCCGGCCACCGGCTGTCCACCACCGAGATCGAGTCGGCCCTGGTCTCGCACCCCAAGGTGGCCGAGGCCGCCGTGGTCGGGGCGTCCGACGAGACCACCGGCCAGGCGGTCTGCGCGTTCGTGATCCTGCGCGGCGACGCGGGTTACGACGAGTCCCAGGCCGAGTCGGTGGTCACCGAGCTGCGCAATCACGTGGCCAGGGAGATCGGCCCGATCGCCAAGCCGCGGCAGATCATGGTGGTCGCCGAGCTGCCGAAGACCCGCTCCGGCAAGATCATGCGCCGGCTGCTGCAAGACGTGGCGGAGAACCGCACGGTCGGTGACGTCACCACGCTCGCCGACTCCACGGTGATGGACCTGATCAAGAAGGGGCTCGGCGCACCGTCTTCGGAGGGCTGA
- a CDS encoding VOC family protein: protein MKRGLLHHVELWVPDLTRAVDEWGWLLGELGYGQFQDWPAGRSWNLDGTYLVVEQSPAMTGGPHERLRPGLNHLAFHAGTREQLDALVREAGNHGWKQLFEEKYPNAGGPQHCAGYLENSDGFEVELVAD from the coding sequence ATGAAACGTGGCCTGCTGCACCATGTCGAGCTCTGGGTGCCCGATCTGACCCGGGCCGTGGACGAATGGGGCTGGCTGCTGGGCGAGCTCGGGTACGGGCAGTTCCAGGACTGGCCCGCCGGGCGCAGCTGGAACCTGGACGGCACCTATCTGGTGGTCGAGCAGAGCCCGGCGATGACCGGCGGGCCGCACGAGCGGCTACGGCCCGGGCTGAACCACCTGGCCTTTCACGCCGGCACCCGGGAGCAGCTCGACGCGCTCGTGCGGGAGGCCGGGAACCACGGCTGGAAGCAGCTGTTCGAGGAGAAGTACCCGAACGCGGGCGGCCCCCAGCACTGTGCCGGTTACCTGGAGAACAGCGACGGTTTCGAGGTCGAGCTGGTCGCGGACTGA